In Parabacteroides timonensis, the genomic stretch ATAACACGCTGTTTGCAGATTGGATACAACATGCAAAAACCATTGATAAACTAAGAATGAAGGTCGGCCGTTGGAATGTGCCGGGAACTCCTCCTGTCGTACTGGTCGACTTCAAACCTTTTTTCAGTGAGAGGGATGCGTTCTTTTATTCTATGTGGGAGAACTTCCGCGTAGATTCGATGCATGCTTACGGTGACTACGACGAGTCCTGTATTTTTGCTTATGCTGTAGGTAAAGTAATTGAAAGTTTTTACAACTTCTACAACCTTTCGGACAAGAAGGTCACAGCACTGTTCAACGAATGGATGCTTGGTATGGGAGCGCTTTACATAAAAAAGCAAATCCCTGCTATTGCCACTTTATTCACCACACATGCCACCTCCATAGGCCGTTCCATCGCAGGAAATAACAAAGCGCTGTATGCTTATATGGATGGATACAACGGCGACCAGATGGCGAAGGAGTTGAACATGGAAGCCAAACACTCGCTGGAAAAACAGGCTGCCCATCATGTGGATTGTTTTACTACCGTTAGTGACATCACAGCCTGCGAATGTAAACAATTACTGGATAAAGCTCCGGATATTGTTACCCCGAATGGCTTTGAACCGAATTTTGTTCCTGAAGGAAAAGAATATACAAAAAAACGTACGGAGGCCCGTCAAACATTGATAAATGTAGCTGAAAAGTTACTGGGCTGTTCCATCTCACCGGATGCATTACTGGTATCGACCAGTGGACGTTACGAATACCGGAATAAAGGTATCGACGTTTTTATCGAAGCAATGAACCGTGTCCGTAACTCCGGAGAATTGCAACGTGAAGTCGTGGCATTCATTATGGTTCCGGCCTGGGTTCGCGATGCTCGTGCAGACCTGAAGGAAGTCATTGAAAAGAATATCAAGACTACTTCTCCCCTACAAATGCCCTTTATTACCCATTGGATGAACCTGATGGACCAGGATAAGGTTTTAAATTATATTTCGCACGCCGGATTTACCAATCAGGCTATCGAAAAACTGAAAATAGTATTTGTACCCTGTTACCTGGATGGGCGCGACGGTATCTTCAACAAGCCATACTACGATCTGCTGATCG encodes the following:
- a CDS encoding glycosyltransferase produces the protein MDTKITTPDYLFESSWEVCNKVGGIYTVLSTKAHTLQQMFNDKVIFIGPDVWGNTNAPDFLEDNTLFADWIQHAKTIDKLRMKVGRWNVPGTPPVVLVDFKPFFSERDAFFYSMWENFRVDSMHAYGDYDESCIFAYAVGKVIESFYNFYNLSDKKVTALFNEWMLGMGALYIKKQIPAIATLFTTHATSIGRSIAGNNKALYAYMDGYNGDQMAKELNMEAKHSLEKQAAHHVDCFTTVSDITACECKQLLDKAPDIVTPNGFEPNFVPEGKEYTKKRTEARQTLINVAEKLLGCSISPDALLVSTSGRYEYRNKGIDVFIEAMNRVRNSGELQREVVAFIMVPAWVRDARADLKEVIEKNIKTTSPLQMPFITHWMNLMDQDKVLNYISHAGFTNQAIEKLKIVFVPCYLDGRDGIFNKPYYDLLIGMDATVYPSYYEPWGYTPLESVAFGIPTVTTNLAGFGLWAEKSVSGKNISDGVAVIDRTDFNYFEVADAITASILSLVKKNEKEVEEIRKRCFELAKKAEWSKFIVYYQIAFNDALKAAAKRNS